In the Bacillus solimangrovi genome, one interval contains:
- the ftsE gene encoding cell division ATP-binding protein FtsE: MIEMKDVFKQYPNGVMAVNGINVQIGQGEFVYVVGPSGAGKSTFIKMMYSEERPTKGSIAINGIELTKLKEKKVPYLRRNIGIVFQDFKLLPKLSVYENVAFALEVIEEQPKAIKKRVMEVLDLVRLKHKARFLPDELSGGEQQRVSIARSIVNYPKVMIADEPTGNLDPETSWDIMNLFEEINNRGTTVLMATHNREIVNTMRKRVIAIEHGKIVRDELRGDYGYED, from the coding sequence ATGATTGAAATGAAGGACGTATTTAAACAGTATCCAAATGGTGTAATGGCGGTTAATGGTATTAACGTTCAGATTGGCCAAGGCGAATTTGTCTATGTTGTAGGTCCAAGTGGAGCCGGTAAATCAACATTCATTAAGATGATGTATAGCGAGGAAAGACCAACAAAAGGTTCGATTGCGATCAATGGTATCGAGTTAACGAAATTAAAAGAAAAAAAAGTACCTTATTTACGTAGAAATATTGGGATTGTTTTTCAAGATTTTAAGTTACTACCTAAACTGTCCGTTTATGAAAATGTAGCCTTCGCATTAGAAGTAATTGAAGAACAACCAAAGGCTATTAAAAAACGGGTTATGGAAGTACTTGATTTGGTTCGATTGAAGCATAAAGCTCGTTTCTTACCAGATGAATTATCGGGTGGTGAGCAACAACGTGTATCAATTGCTCGTTCAATTGTTAACTATCCAAAAGTGATGATTGCAGATGAACCAACGGGGAACTTAGATCCTGAAACCTCATGGGATATTATGAATTTATTCGAAGAAATAAATAACCGAGGTACAACGGTGTTAATGGCAACCCATAATCGTGAAATCGTAAATACGATGAGAAAACGAGTCATTGCAATTGAACATGGAAAGATTGTCCGCGACGAACTTCGAGGTGATTACGGTTATGAGGATTAA
- a CDS encoding murein hydrolase activator EnvC family protein, producing the protein MLTRKSVAKVLICATLFISGTFGASYNVLANQELINNIQKIKEKKANIDNEEGKAEQQLQQVEAAQQKVRDEIKRIDLAVAETKGNIRKNEESIKETNEQIEQLTIEIEDLQERIEERDELLKERARSIQETGGMVSYLDVLLGAQNFSDFIDRAGAVSVIMQQDKDILREHMDEKELVEEKKEEVIDKKENLEKALAEQERLKEQFEKQKEEKNQIMSQLREQEEEIEKAILSLEEQKQILDKQEAVQRQLLKQWQEEERKRKEAAKRGEQIPTISDGSFTRPANGPATSHYGQRWGKLHAGIDIGKRGSDVPIVAAANGIVFRSYYSNSYGNVVFITHIVNGKTYTTVYAHMENRLVAEGQTVQKGQKIGYMGNTGDSMGAHLHFEIHEGAWNYAKSNSVDPRKYINF; encoded by the coding sequence GTGTTGACCAGAAAAAGTGTAGCTAAAGTACTTATATGTGCAACATTATTCATTTCAGGAACTTTCGGTGCATCATATAATGTTCTTGCAAATCAAGAGCTCATTAATAATATTCAAAAAATCAAAGAGAAAAAAGCAAATATAGATAATGAAGAAGGAAAAGCAGAGCAACAACTGCAACAAGTTGAAGCAGCGCAACAGAAGGTAAGAGATGAAATAAAACGAATTGATTTGGCTGTAGCAGAAACGAAAGGAAATATTCGCAAGAATGAAGAAAGTATAAAGGAAACAAATGAACAAATCGAACAATTAACAATCGAAATTGAAGACCTTCAAGAACGTATTGAAGAAAGAGATGAATTGCTAAAAGAACGCGCTCGCTCTATCCAAGAGACTGGCGGAATGGTTAGTTATTTGGATGTATTGCTAGGCGCACAAAACTTCTCAGATTTTATTGATCGAGCAGGTGCAGTATCAGTTATTATGCAACAAGATAAAGATATCTTACGCGAACATATGGATGAAAAAGAACTAGTTGAAGAGAAAAAAGAAGAAGTAATTGATAAAAAAGAGAATCTTGAAAAAGCATTAGCAGAACAAGAGCGCTTAAAGGAACAATTTGAAAAGCAAAAAGAAGAAAAGAATCAAATTATGAGTCAATTAAGAGAACAAGAAGAAGAAATTGAGAAAGCGATCTTATCACTGGAAGAACAAAAGCAAATCTTGGACAAGCAAGAAGCAGTACAGCGTCAGTTGCTAAAGCAGTGGCAAGAAGAGGAACGAAAGCGGAAAGAAGCAGCAAAAAGAGGTGAACAAATTCCAACAATATCTGATGGTTCATTTACTAGACCAGCAAACGGTCCAGCCACATCTCATTACGGTCAACGTTGGGGTAAGTTGCATGCAGGAATAGACATTGGAAAGAGAGGTAGTGACGTCCCAATCGTTGCTGCTGCAAATGGAATTGTGTTCCGATCGTATTATTCAAACTCTTACGGGAATGTTGTTTTCATTACTCATATTGTGAATGGTAAGACGTATACAACAGTGTATGCTCATATGGAGAATCGTCTCGTTGCAGAAGGACAGACTGTTCAAAAAGGACAAAAAATAGGATATATGGGTAATACAGGTGATTCAATGGGAGCACACTTACACTTTGAAATTCATGAAGGTGCTTGGAACTATGCAAAGAGTAATTCAGTAGACCCGAGAAAATATATCAACTTTTAA
- the cccB gene encoding cytochrome c551 produces the protein MKKKLLTLFMGTALVLSACGGGEEVQEPVQEPEVEQPAGDEGAVVDTAGAEKLYQESCVSCHGQNLEGGVGPELTAVGASLSSEEILNIITNGQGSMPAGLLQGAEAEKVAAWLAEKK, from the coding sequence ATGAAGAAGAAGTTGCTTACATTATTTATGGGTACTGCTTTAGTTCTCAGTGCTTGTGGTGGCGGAGAAGAAGTTCAAGAACCAGTTCAAGAACCAGAAGTAGAACAGCCAGCTGGTGATGAAGGGGCAGTTGTAGATACAGCAGGTGCAGAGAAACTTTACCAAGAAAGCTGTGTAAGCTGTCACGGTCAAAATCTTGAAGGTGGGGTTGGACCTGAGCTAACAGCTGTAGGTGCTAGCTTATCAAGTGAAGAAATTCTTAACATTATTACAAATGGACAAGGTTCAATGCCAGCAGGTCTACTTCAAGGTGCTGAAGCAGAAAAAGTAGCTGCATGGTTAGCAGAGAAAAAATAA
- the prfB gene encoding peptide chain release factor 2 (programmed frameshift): MELVEVKQELDKMVKRLSDFRGSLDLDTKNVRIEELDEIMSEPSFWDDQESAQKVINEANALKDLTNAFTDLNERYENLEVSHELMKEEFDEDMMADIEEEIQDLLKAFNQFELNILLSEPYDKNSAILELHPGAGGTESQDWASMLLRMYTRWAESKGFKVETLNYLAGDEAGVKSVTLLIKGHNAYGYLKAEKGVHRLVRISPFDSSGRRHTSFVSCEIMPEFDGDIEIDIRTEDLKIDTYRASGAGGQHINTTDSAVRITHIPTNVVVQCQSERSQIKNRDQAMKMLKAKLYQKKIEEQEQQLAEIRGEQKEIGWGSQIRSYVFHPYSMVKDHRTNVETGNTQSVMDGELDPFIDAYLRSKINH; the protein is encoded by the exons ATGGAATTAGTAGAAGTAAAGCAAGAATTAGATAAGATGGTTAAACGATTATCAGACTTTAGGGGGTCTCTT GACCTCGATACGAAGAATGTTCGTATTGAAGAGCTTGATGAAATAATGTCTGAGCCATCTTTCTGGGATGATCAAGAAAGTGCTCAAAAAGTAATCAATGAAGCAAATGCATTAAAGGACTTAACAAACGCATTTACAGATTTGAATGAACGTTATGAAAACCTTGAAGTTTCACATGAATTGATGAAAGAAGAGTTTGATGAAGATATGATGGCTGACATTGAAGAGGAAATTCAAGATCTTCTAAAAGCATTCAATCAGTTCGAATTAAACATCTTATTGAGTGAACCATATGATAAAAATAGCGCAATTTTAGAGCTTCATCCTGGTGCAGGTGGAACGGAATCTCAAGATTGGGCTTCGATGTTGCTTCGAATGTATACACGCTGGGCTGAGTCGAAAGGTTTCAAAGTTGAAACACTTAACTACTTAGCTGGTGATGAAGCAGGTGTGAAAAGTGTTACGTTATTAATTAAAGGTCATAATGCGTACGGTTACTTGAAAGCTGAAAAAGGTGTACACCGACTTGTTCGTATTTCACCATTTGACTCTTCTGGAAGACGTCACACATCATTTGTTTCTTGTGAGATTATGCCAGAATTTGATGGTGACATTGAAATTGATATCCGTACAGAAGATTTAAAGATTGACACATATCGCGCAAGTGGGGCTGGTGGACAGCACATTAATACAACGGACTCAGCAGTACGAATTACACACATCCCAACAAATGTTGTTGTACAATGTCAATCGGAACGCTCGCAAATTAAGAACCGTGATCAAGCGATGAAAATGTTGAAGGCAAAACTTTATCAGAAGAAGATCGAAGAGCAAGAGCAACAGCTTGCCGAAATTCGTGGTGAACAAAAAGAAATTGGCTGGGGAAGTCAAATTCGCTCGTATGTGTTCCACCCGTATTCAATGGTGAAAGACCACCGAACAAACGTTGAAACTGGTAATACGCAAAGTGTTATGGACGGTGAACTTGACCCATTTATTGATGCATATTTACGTTCAAAAATTAACCATTAA
- a CDS encoding S41 family peptidase, with translation MNFRGRVVAILMGLSLVMGAGVTYLFANVGTEELPIYAMEEQTAPSTSGTSTNNEAEIDKISRAMQVISESYVEKVDEEKLVEGAIQGMLETLDDPYSVYMNKETAKQFTDSLDSSFEGIGAEVSMIDGKVTIVSPYKGSPAEKAGLKPNDQIITVDGNSLEGLDLYEAVLKIRGKKGSIVKLEVQRPGVAKPLIVDVTRDEIPIETVYSSVKDVNGEKIGYIEVTSFSEDTAQHFEEGVAELEKQNITGLVIDVRGNPGGYLQSVEQMLKQFITKEKPYLQIENREGEKKRFFSSLKEKKDYPISVLIDGGSASASEILAGAMKEAGGYDIVGVKSFGKGTVQQAMPMEDGSNLKLTLFKWLTPEGNWIHEKGVEPTVIVEQPEYFHASPIEVEEPLKLDQTSEQIKNAQIMLRGLGFEPGRTDGYFGAETDVAVKAFQRTNELSVTGEIDEQTAGKMQQQIIELIRSEENDIQLEVALKLVQQK, from the coding sequence ATGAATTTTCGTGGGCGGGTTGTTGCAATTTTGATGGGTTTATCCTTAGTAATGGGTGCTGGGGTAACATATCTATTTGCTAATGTTGGAACAGAAGAGTTACCGATCTATGCAATGGAAGAACAAACTGCTCCATCTACTAGTGGAACTTCTACAAATAATGAGGCTGAGATCGACAAGATTTCCCGGGCAATGCAAGTCATTTCCGAATCTTATGTCGAAAAAGTAGATGAAGAAAAATTAGTTGAAGGTGCAATTCAGGGCATGTTGGAGACGTTAGATGATCCTTACTCTGTCTATATGAATAAGGAAACGGCAAAGCAATTCACTGATTCACTCGATTCTTCATTTGAAGGTATTGGTGCTGAAGTTAGTATGATTGATGGTAAGGTAACCATTGTGTCTCCTTATAAAGGTTCACCTGCAGAGAAAGCTGGCCTTAAACCTAATGATCAAATTATAACAGTTGATGGGAATAGCTTAGAAGGATTAGACCTCTACGAAGCGGTCTTAAAAATTCGAGGGAAAAAGGGAAGTATAGTGAAGTTAGAGGTGCAACGTCCAGGCGTTGCTAAACCATTGATCGTTGACGTTACACGTGATGAAATACCTATTGAAACGGTGTATAGCTCTGTAAAAGATGTGAATGGTGAAAAAATTGGATATATCGAAGTGACGAGCTTCTCTGAAGATACTGCACAACATTTTGAAGAGGGTGTTGCTGAACTTGAGAAGCAAAACATTACAGGTCTTGTGATTGATGTTCGAGGAAATCCTGGTGGTTATTTGCAAAGTGTCGAACAGATGTTGAAGCAGTTTATTACGAAAGAAAAACCATATTTACAGATTGAGAATCGAGAAGGTGAGAAAAAACGTTTCTTCTCTTCATTGAAGGAAAAGAAAGACTATCCGATTTCGGTCTTAATTGATGGAGGAAGTGCATCTGCGTCTGAAATTCTTGCGGGAGCGATGAAAGAAGCTGGTGGTTATGATATTGTCGGTGTAAAGTCATTTGGTAAAGGAACTGTTCAACAAGCGATGCCGATGGAAGATGGAAGTAATCTAAAGCTTACATTGTTTAAGTGGCTTACACCTGAAGGCAATTGGATTCATGAGAAAGGTGTTGAACCTACAGTGATAGTTGAACAACCTGAATATTTCCATGCAAGTCCAATTGAGGTTGAAGAACCTTTGAAGTTAGATCAAACGAGTGAACAGATTAAAAATGCTCAAATTATGTTGAGAGGTTTAGGATTCGAACCTGGACGAACTGATGGATACTTCGGTGCAGAAACAGACGTGGCTGTGAAAGCTTTTCAACGTACTAACGAATTATCGGTAACAGGAGAAATTGATGAACAAACTGCTGGGAAGATGCAACAGCAAATTATTGAATTGATTCGTTCAGAAGAGAATGATATCCAATTGGAAGTAGCTTTAAAACTTGTTCAACAAAAATAA
- the ftsX gene encoding permease-like cell division protein FtsX has product MRINTFVRHLKEGFKNITRNGWMTFASVSAVTVTLLLVGTFLVIMMNLNEMANNIEENVEIRVHIDRAATQEQQGELKEQINNIPQVEDIAFVSKEKELESIIQSLGKEGQAFSGLKEENPLNDVFVVKTNNPEADTIEVAKKIEAFSSVGKVNYGQGTVERLFNVIGVTRNIGIGLIIGLMFTAMFLISNTIKITIVARRKEIEIMKLVGATNWFIRWPFFVEGLLLGILGSVIPIILLLVSYDNIYKMLNPKLQDTFLSLLPFNPFAIQLASILLGIGALIGVWGSMMSVRKFLKV; this is encoded by the coding sequence ATGAGGATTAATACATTTGTACGTCATTTGAAAGAAGGCTTCAAGAACATTACGAGAAATGGATGGATGACATTTGCTTCTGTTAGTGCTGTCACAGTCACATTGTTGTTAGTTGGTACGTTTCTCGTCATTATGATGAATTTGAATGAAATGGCTAACAATATAGAAGAAAATGTCGAAATACGTGTGCACATTGATAGAGCAGCTACACAAGAACAGCAAGGAGAATTAAAAGAACAGATTAACAACATACCGCAAGTAGAGGATATTGCATTTGTTTCCAAAGAGAAAGAGCTTGAATCAATTATTCAAAGCTTAGGAAAAGAAGGACAAGCTTTCTCAGGATTAAAAGAAGAGAACCCATTAAATGATGTATTTGTCGTTAAAACAAATAATCCAGAAGCAGATACGATTGAAGTAGCTAAAAAGATTGAAGCGTTCTCGTCAGTTGGAAAAGTAAACTATGGACAAGGTACTGTTGAACGGTTATTTAATGTAATTGGAGTGACAAGAAATATTGGGATTGGTCTCATAATTGGACTGATGTTCACAGCAATGTTCTTAATCTCTAATACTATTAAAATTACAATTGTTGCTCGTCGTAAAGAAATAGAAATTATGAAGCTTGTAGGTGCAACAAACTGGTTCATTCGCTGGCCGTTCTTCGTTGAAGGGCTATTGCTAGGTATTCTAGGCTCAGTTATTCCAATTATTCTATTATTAGTTAGTTACGATAACATATACAAAATGTTAAATCCAAAGTTACAAGATACATTCCTAAGTCTATTACCTTTTAATCCATTTGCAATTCAGTTAGCTAGTATTTTACTAGGGATTGGTGCGTTAATTGGCGTATGGGGAAGTATGATGTCTGTACGTAAATTCTTAAAAGTATAG
- a CDS encoding YitT family protein, protein MLSTVVGIIYVIIGAGFMALAFNLFLLPNQIASGGISGLSVITKAVFGWEPAYLQGAINVPLFILGIIVLGFEFGIKTLVGTFALPIFIYASRNMEPLTTEPLLGALFGGIGVGLGLGIVFRGNGSTGGVAVLAQIIHKYTGFSLGASVALIDGLIVTTAAIVFNVEQALYALIGLYVTSKTIDIVQIGLGRSKMVLIITNHEDEVCHAILRRIDRGVTRVSAMGGYTDDERPLLMCVVEQSEFTKLKQLVKSIDSSAFVIVMDASEVLGEGFKRV, encoded by the coding sequence ATGTTATCAACGGTAGTCGGTATTATTTATGTCATAATTGGTGCAGGGTTCATGGCGTTGGCGTTTAACTTATTTCTATTACCAAACCAAATCGCATCAGGGGGAATAAGTGGACTAAGTGTTATTACGAAGGCCGTATTTGGATGGGAACCAGCTTATTTGCAAGGAGCTATCAATGTTCCGTTATTTATTCTAGGCATTATCGTATTAGGGTTTGAGTTTGGAATTAAGACGTTAGTTGGAACCTTTGCGTTACCGATTTTTATATATGCAAGCCGAAATATGGAGCCGCTCACAACTGAACCATTGTTAGGGGCATTGTTCGGAGGCATTGGTGTTGGATTAGGTTTAGGGATTGTTTTTCGTGGAAATGGTTCAACAGGTGGAGTTGCTGTACTTGCACAAATAATACATAAATATACAGGTTTTTCATTAGGAGCATCTGTTGCATTGATTGATGGGTTAATTGTAACGACAGCAGCTATTGTGTTTAACGTAGAACAAGCATTATATGCATTGATCGGTTTGTATGTAACGAGCAAAACAATTGATATCGTTCAAATTGGACTTGGGCGTTCGAAAATGGTCTTAATTATTACAAATCATGAAGATGAAGTATGTCATGCAATTCTTCGAAGAATCGATCGTGGGGTTACTCGTGTGTCAGCAATGGGTGGTTATACGGATGATGAACGTCCGTTACTCATGTGTGTTGTTGAACAAAGTGAGTTCACAAAATTGAAACAACTAGTGAAAAGTATTGATAGCTCTGCTTTTGTCATCGTAATGGATGCTTCCGAAGTATTAGGTGAGGGTTTTAAACGAGTATAA
- the hpf gene encoding ribosome hibernation-promoting factor, HPF/YfiA family, translating into MKFNIRGENITVTPALREYIEKKIGKLVRYFDTPPTSEVHVNMSVHNAEQGVEVTIPMTHLLLRAEEKHVDMYAAIDLVINKLERQIRKHKTKINRKFRAEGNAPKFVFAELEKEAIHDAEPEDELDVVRTKRFNLKPMDSEEAILQMNMLGHNFFVFTNAETERTNVVYRRNDGKYGLIEPN; encoded by the coding sequence ATGAAATTTAACATCCGTGGCGAAAATATTACAGTGACTCCAGCATTAAGAGAATATATCGAGAAGAAGATTGGAAAATTAGTGCGTTATTTCGATACGCCTCCTACATCTGAAGTACATGTCAATATGAGCGTTCATAACGCTGAGCAAGGTGTTGAGGTAACGATTCCAATGACACATCTCCTATTACGTGCCGAAGAGAAGCACGTTGATATGTATGCAGCAATCGATTTAGTGATCAATAAATTAGAGAGACAAATTCGCAAGCATAAAACAAAAATTAATCGTAAGTTCCGTGCTGAAGGTAATGCTCCTAAGTTTGTATTTGCAGAACTTGAGAAAGAAGCAATTCACGATGCAGAACCAGAGGACGAATTAGATGTTGTTCGTACGAAACGATTCAACTTGAAACCGATGGATTCTGAAGAAGCGATTCTACAAATGAATATGCTTGGACATAATTTCTTCGTTTTCACAAATGCTGAAACAGAACGAACAAATGTCGTTTATCGTCGAAATGATGGCAAGTATGGTTTAATCGAGCCAAACTAA
- the secA gene encoding preprotein translocase subunit SecA, with translation MIGILKKVFGDGNQRQLGRMQKVVDQVEAYSSEIKQLSDDGLRAKTEEFKERYTNGESLEDFMAEAYAVVREAAERVLSMRPYHVQILGAVSLHEGNISEMKTGEGKTLSATMPAYLNALTGKGVHIITVNEYLASRDKEQMGKLFEFLGLTVGLNLNSLSREEKQEAYGADITYSTNNELGFDYLRDNMVLYKEHMVQRPLHYAIIDEVDSILIDEARTPLIISGSAKKSANLYHQANGFVRTLQKETDYTYDEKTKGVLLTEEGINKAERGFRIENLFDIKNVQLTHHINQALKAHASMIRDVDYVVQEGEVVIVDQFTGRLMKGRRYSDGLHQAIEAKEGLEIQNESMTLATVTFQNYFRMYEKLSGMTGTAKTEEEEFRNIYNMHVLVIPTNREIARDDRSDLIYKTMEGKFNAVAADIAERHKNGQPVLVGTVNIETSELISRFLKKRGVFHHVLNAKQHGKEAEIIEHAGEQGAVTIATNMAGRGTDIKLGEGVKELGGLAVIGTERHESRRIDNQLRGRSGRQGDPGVSQFYLSMEDELMRRFGSDNMRSMMERLGMEDDQPIESKLVSRAVESAQKRVEGNNFDARKTLLQYDDVLRQQRDVIYDQRFNVLDNANLREVVEGMINSSVARLVSTHTPQDKVEEEWNIDAIVEGVNINLLDGQALSKGDLAGKVPEEMTELIAEHVKAKYDEKEEAYGEEQMREFEKVIVLRVVDMKWMDHIDAMDQLRQGIHLRAYGQNDPLREYQMEGFAMFEAMIETIEDEVARYIMKAEIRNNLQREKVAEGQAVNPKGSDGDQKRKPIVKKNVIGRNDLCSCGSGKKYKNCHGKMD, from the coding sequence ATGATTGGAATATTGAAAAAGGTGTTTGGTGATGGAAATCAGCGTCAACTCGGTCGAATGCAGAAGGTAGTTGACCAAGTTGAGGCATATAGTTCAGAAATTAAGCAATTATCTGATGATGGGCTACGTGCTAAGACAGAAGAATTTAAGGAGCGTTATACAAACGGAGAATCATTAGAAGATTTTATGGCTGAAGCATATGCAGTCGTACGCGAGGCTGCTGAACGTGTTCTTAGTATGCGTCCTTACCATGTACAAATCTTAGGTGCTGTTTCACTTCATGAAGGTAATATCTCGGAGATGAAAACTGGTGAAGGTAAGACATTATCAGCAACGATGCCTGCTTATCTAAATGCTCTAACAGGCAAAGGTGTACACATTATTACAGTCAATGAATATTTGGCTAGTCGTGATAAAGAACAAATGGGCAAGTTATTCGAATTCTTAGGCTTAACGGTCGGTTTGAACTTAAATAGCCTTTCTCGTGAAGAGAAGCAAGAAGCGTATGGAGCAGATATTACGTATAGTACGAACAATGAATTAGGCTTCGATTACTTACGTGATAACATGGTACTTTATAAAGAACATATGGTACAACGCCCGCTTCACTATGCGATCATCGATGAAGTTGACTCGATCTTAATTGATGAAGCACGAACACCACTCATTATTTCAGGTTCTGCGAAGAAATCTGCGAATCTCTATCATCAAGCTAACGGCTTTGTACGAACTTTACAAAAAGAAACTGATTATACGTATGATGAGAAGACGAAGGGTGTACTGTTAACAGAGGAAGGGATTAATAAAGCAGAGCGTGGATTCAGAATTGAAAACTTATTTGATATAAAGAACGTTCAGCTTACACACCATATTAACCAAGCGCTGAAAGCACACGCAAGTATGATTCGAGATGTTGATTATGTCGTACAGGAAGGCGAAGTCGTAATCGTTGACCAATTCACAGGTCGTTTAATGAAGGGGCGTCGTTATAGTGATGGTCTACATCAAGCGATTGAAGCGAAGGAAGGTCTTGAGATTCAAAATGAAAGTATGACACTTGCAACGGTTACATTCCAGAACTATTTCAGAATGTATGAGAAGCTCTCAGGAATGACTGGTACGGCAAAAACGGAAGAAGAGGAATTCCGTAACATTTACAACATGCATGTTTTGGTGATTCCGACAAATAGAGAGATTGCTCGTGATGACCGCTCTGATTTGATCTACAAAACGATGGAAGGTAAGTTTAATGCAGTTGCAGCAGATATTGCTGAACGTCATAAAAACGGACAGCCTGTACTAGTTGGTACAGTGAACATTGAAACGTCAGAGTTGATTTCTCGATTTTTGAAGAAAAGAGGCGTGTTCCATCATGTCCTAAATGCGAAACAGCATGGTAAGGAAGCCGAGATTATTGAACATGCTGGTGAACAAGGTGCTGTTACAATTGCAACGAATATGGCTGGTCGTGGTACCGATATCAAACTAGGTGAAGGTGTAAAAGAGCTCGGTGGTCTCGCCGTTATCGGTACGGAACGTCATGAAAGTCGCCGAATTGATAATCAGCTGCGTGGTCGTTCTGGTCGTCAAGGTGACCCAGGTGTCTCTCAGTTCTATCTATCAATGGAAGATGAGTTGATGCGTCGCTTCGGTTCTGATAATATGCGTTCGATGATGGAGCGTCTCGGTATGGAAGATGATCAGCCGATTGAAAGTAAGCTTGTCAGTCGTGCAGTTGAATCAGCTCAAAAACGTGTTGAAGGAAATAACTTTGATGCTCGTAAAACGCTTTTACAATACGACGATGTACTTCGTCAACAGCGTGATGTGATCTATGACCAACGATTTAATGTTCTTGATAATGCTAACTTGCGTGAAGTTGTTGAAGGCATGATCAATTCATCTGTTGCACGATTAGTTTCGACACACACTCCTCAAGATAAGGTGGAAGAGGAATGGAACATTGATGCAATCGTTGAAGGTGTGAACATTAATTTGCTTGACGGACAAGCTTTGAGCAAGGGTGATCTAGCTGGTAAGGTTCCAGAAGAGATGACTGAACTTATAGCTGAACATGTCAAAGCAAAATATGATGAGAAAGAAGAAGCATACGGTGAAGAACAAATGCGTGAGTTCGAGAAAGTTATCGTACTGCGTGTTGTTGATATGAAGTGGATGGATCATATCGATGCAATGGATCAATTACGCCAAGGTATCCATCTCCGTGCATACGGACAAAACGATCCACTTCGTGAGTACCAAATGGAAGGCTTCGCTATGTTTGAAGCGATGATCGAAACGATTGAGGATGAAGTTGCTCGTTACATTATGAAGGCTGAAATTCGTAACAACCTTCAACGTGAAAAGGTTGCGGAAGGTCAAGCTGTCAATCCGAAAGGCTCTGATGGTGATCAGAAACGTAAACCAATCGTTAAGAAGAATGTGATTGGTCGTAACGATCTATGTTCATGTGGAAGTGGGAAGAAGTACAAGAACTGTCATGGGAAAATGGATTAG
- a CDS encoding YjfB family protein encodes MDIAAISMALSQMNVQSQVDISMMKKTMNTAEQQGNALMEMLQAPHPTAGRNIDIKL; translated from the coding sequence ATGGATATTGCGGCAATTTCAATGGCATTGAGTCAGATGAATGTACAGTCTCAAGTTGACATTTCCATGATGAAGAAGACGATGAATACGGCTGAGCAACAAGGAAATGCGCTAATGGAAATGTTACAAGCTCCTCATCCAACAGCAGGTCGAAATATTGACATAAAATTATAA